In Bombina bombina isolate aBomBom1 unplaced genomic scaffold, aBomBom1.pri scaffold_78_1, whole genome shotgun sequence, one DNA window encodes the following:
- the LOC128643984 gene encoding uncharacterized protein LOC128643984 → MVGVPSEPYIMDSSVAKVPNTGTCILKDIGDIFLPKLDRLLSSFVELCTLVKLTKQPLYIKKSSLDQHNPALQNLSDKSKSYPRDVDCIPMKTASLQLKETAALPTGAPSPYLYVSELTMDPLFKSTMSPVPQSPPRIRLLMQASEMSLKSSSAFTLTPDMALNIIIEESAIQSFFIRRERPYTGLSGSLISDLLNYMHCIIYEVWHGQCVDVGFDSWFDLPKNGIG, encoded by the coding sequence ATGGTTGGGGTACCCTCTGAACCTTACATAATGGATTCATCTGTAGCTAAAGTCCCAAACACAGGTACCTGCATTTTAAAAGATATAGGAGACATCTTTCTACCGAAGTTGGATCGGCTCCTTTCTTCCTTTGTGGAGCTATGCACATTGGTAAAGCTGACGAAGCAACCTCTTTATATAAAGAAATCCTCCCTTGATCAACACAACCCTGCTCTGCAGAATCTATCAGACAAAAGTAAATCTTACCCGCGTGATGTTGATTGCATACCCATGAAGACAGCTTCACTACAGCTGAAAGAAACAGCAGCATTGCCGACGGGAGCACCTTCTCCTTACCTATATGTGTCGGAGCTAACTATGGATCCACTCTTTAAATCTACGATGAGCCCAGTGCCGCAGAGTCCCCCCAGAATTCGACTGCTGATGCAGGCCTCAGAGATGTCCCTAAAATCCTCCTCAGCATTCACCCTAACTCCGGATATGGCTCTTAATATAATTATAGAGGAGTCAGCAATACAATCCTTCTTCATACGGAGGGAGCGGCCCTACACAGGGCTAAGTGGCTCACTGATCAGTGACTTGCTCAATTACATGCACTGTATTATATATGAAGTCTGGCACGGACAATGTGTGGATGTCGGATTTGACTCATGGTTTGACTTACCTAAAAATGGGATTGGCTGA